Proteins co-encoded in one Granulicella cerasi genomic window:
- the rfbC gene encoding dTDP-4-dehydrorhamnose 3,5-epimerase, whose protein sequence is MQILETSLPGVQLVRPKLFGDDRGWFTETFNSERFEQSGLPASFAQDNQSFSVRGVLRGLHYQLGQPQGKLVRVLSGHIWDVAVDIRKSSPHFGKWAGFHLKPRTEDNQLEMLWIPEGFAHGFLVLSETAEVLYKTTRGYYPAGERSILWNDPTLKIDWPVEGLTPSVSSKDAVGKLLTEADLPE, encoded by the coding sequence ATGCAGATTCTCGAAACCTCGTTGCCTGGCGTTCAGCTCGTCCGTCCGAAACTTTTCGGCGATGACCGTGGTTGGTTCACGGAAACCTTCAACTCTGAGCGCTTCGAACAGAGCGGCCTGCCCGCCAGTTTCGCGCAGGATAACCAGTCTTTTTCGGTGCGCGGCGTGCTCCGCGGCCTGCACTACCAGCTCGGCCAGCCCCAGGGTAAACTCGTCCGCGTCCTCAGCGGCCACATCTGGGATGTCGCCGTGGATATCCGCAAATCCTCACCCCACTTCGGCAAATGGGCAGGCTTCCATCTGAAGCCCCGCACCGAGGATAACCAGCTGGAAATGCTGTGGATTCCCGAAGGGTTTGCCCACGGATTTCTTGTGCTCTCGGAAACCGCCGAGGTGCTCTACAAGACCACCCGCGGCTACTACCCTGCTGGCGAGCGATCGATCCTGTGGAACGATCCGACGTTGAAGATCGACTGGCCGGTTGAGGGCCTCACGCCGTCTGTTTCCTCCAAGGACGCCGTCGGCAAGCTCCTCACCGAAGCCGATCTGCCCGAATAA
- a CDS encoding D-glycero-alpha-D-manno-heptose-1,7-bisphosphate 7-phosphatase has product MSGRALFLDRDGVVNHEVGYLHRIEDVRWVDGIFSLARTAAELGYRIIVVTNQSGIGRGLYTEAQFHTLMDWMRAEFAAKGARLDAVYFCPFHPREGIGAYQREHEDRKPGPGMLLRGARDLGVDLSRSLMVGDRCSDVAAANAAGVPQMFLLPGTEEAGCAGRFTAVDSLAAVERWMREQG; this is encoded by the coding sequence GTGAGCGGGCGTGCGTTATTTCTGGACCGCGATGGCGTGGTGAATCACGAGGTCGGCTACCTGCACCGCATTGAAGATGTTCGCTGGGTGGACGGCATCTTCTCGTTGGCGCGCACGGCGGCGGAGCTCGGCTATCGCATCATCGTGGTGACGAACCAGTCCGGTATCGGCCGGGGGCTGTACACCGAGGCGCAGTTCCACACGCTGATGGACTGGATGCGTGCGGAGTTTGCCGCCAAGGGCGCTCGGCTGGATGCGGTGTACTTCTGTCCGTTTCACCCGCGTGAGGGCATAGGCGCGTATCAGCGCGAGCATGAAGACCGCAAGCCTGGACCGGGCATGTTGCTGCGCGGTGCCCGTGATCTTGGTGTGGACCTGTCGCGCTCGCTGATGGTGGGAGATCGCTGCTCGGACGTGGCCGCAGCGAACGCGGCGGGCGTGCCGCAGATGTTTCTACTGCCCGGCACCGAGGAAGCTGGGTGCGCGGGCAGGTTTACGGCGGTTGATTCGCTGGCTGCGGTGGAGCGCTGGATGCGCGAACAGGGGTAG
- a CDS encoding glycosyltransferase family 9 protein has protein sequence MKRALIVKLGAIGDVVMAIPAARALQAEGYAIDWVCGRAASSILQLYPWINVVEADDRALLSGKPGAIFSLWRRLLRAKYDVVATLYYDSRYRILTLPVRASRKFLLSTTKREFALLPGRHHTDEYARVLRGAKDDVRPQALAPLLPETMPESPLARGERARVVMIAAGARNAMRDDALRRWPVESYIAVARELQARGHEIVLAGGPDDRWASPYFEPLGLVDMTAKLSLVEMVGLLNSADVVLTHDTGPLHLAGITRAGIVAVFGPVDPHGRLPQRHNSVALWGGAGFACRPCYDGRDYAPCSNNLCMQQVTPGMVVGEVETLIAARREGKPLLPRVRVPKQTEPLVQIGAGE, from the coding sequence ATGAAGCGTGCGCTCATCGTGAAGCTGGGGGCCATCGGCGATGTCGTCATGGCCATCCCCGCGGCGCGTGCGCTGCAGGCTGAAGGCTACGCGATCGATTGGGTCTGCGGCCGTGCGGCTTCTTCGATTCTCCAGCTCTATCCGTGGATCAACGTCGTCGAGGCGGATGATCGCGCGCTGCTATCGGGCAAGCCTGGCGCGATCTTTTCGCTGTGGCGCCGCTTGCTGCGTGCGAAGTATGACGTTGTCGCAACGCTCTATTACGACAGCCGCTATCGCATCCTGACGCTGCCGGTGCGCGCGTCGCGCAAGTTCCTGCTGTCGACGACGAAGCGTGAGTTTGCATTGCTGCCGGGGCGTCACCACACCGACGAGTATGCGCGTGTGTTGCGCGGGGCGAAGGACGATGTGCGACCACAGGCGCTGGCGCCTCTGCTGCCGGAGACGATGCCGGAGAGCCCGTTGGCGCGCGGCGAACGTGCTCGCGTGGTGATGATCGCCGCGGGCGCACGCAACGCGATGCGCGACGATGCGCTGCGTCGCTGGCCCGTGGAAAGCTACATTGCGGTAGCGCGTGAGTTGCAGGCGCGCGGGCATGAGATCGTGCTGGCGGGCGGGCCGGATGATCGCTGGGCATCGCCGTACTTCGAGCCGCTCGGCTTGGTGGATATGACGGCGAAGCTTTCGCTCGTGGAGATGGTTGGGCTGCTCAACAGCGCCGACGTGGTGTTGACGCATGACACCGGCCCGCTGCATCTGGCAGGTATCACGCGCGCGGGCATCGTCGCGGTCTTTGGGCCGGTCGATCCACACGGACGCTTGCCGCAGCGGCACAACTCGGTGGCGCTGTGGGGTGGTGCGGGCTTTGCGTGCCGACCTTGCTATGACGGTCGCGACTACGCGCCATGCTCGAACAACCTCTGTATGCAGCAGGTGACGCCCGGGATGGTCGTGGGCGAGGTGGAGACGCTGATCGCGGCTCGACGCGAAGGCAAGCCGTTGCTGCCGCGTGTGCGCGTGCCGAAGCAAACGGAGCCGTTGGTGCAGATCGGAGCCGGCGAGTGA